Proteins encoded by one window of Micromonospora coxensis:
- the rpsF gene encoding 30S ribosomal protein S6, which yields MRHYEVMVILDPSLEERTVAPSLDTYLNVIRTAGGSVEKTDVWGRRRLAYEINKKAEGIYAVVDLQATPEAVAELDRQLRLNESVLRTKVIRPEMR from the coding sequence TTGCGTCATTACGAAGTCATGGTGATCCTCGACCCCAGTCTCGAGGAGCGCACCGTCGCCCCGTCGCTCGACACGTACCTGAACGTGATCCGGACCGCGGGTGGCTCGGTGGAGAAGACGGACGTGTGGGGCCGCCGGCGCCTCGCGTACGAGATCAACAAGAAGGCCGAGGGCATCTACGCCGTCGTTGACCTTCAGGCGACGCCGGAGGCGGTGGCCGAACTGGACCGCCAGCTGCGGCTCAACGAGTCCGTGCTGCGCACCAAGGTCATCCGGCCGGAGATGCGCTAA
- a CDS encoding deoxyribonuclease IV: MRIGAHVDQADPLAEAASRSAGAVQFFLSDPQGWKAPKPREDADRLRAADVDLYVHAPYVINVATLNNRIRIPSRKLLLGHAAAAAEIGAKGLVVHGGHVNAGDDLAVGFDNWRKTFAYAADSGGLPLPVLIENTAGGENACARRLDALARLWDALGDHEVGFCLDTCHAHAGGEELLDLVDRVKAITGRIDLVHANNSKGAFNSGQDRHDNLDGGTIDPDLVVAVIRAAGAPVIVETPGGAAGQAADIAFLRERLGTGA; encoded by the coding sequence ATGCGTATCGGAGCCCATGTCGACCAGGCCGACCCGCTGGCGGAGGCGGCCTCACGTTCCGCCGGGGCGGTGCAGTTCTTCCTCTCCGACCCGCAGGGCTGGAAGGCCCCGAAACCGCGGGAGGACGCCGACCGGTTGCGCGCCGCCGACGTGGACCTCTACGTCCACGCCCCGTACGTGATCAACGTGGCCACCCTGAACAACCGGATCCGGATCCCCAGCCGCAAGCTCCTGCTCGGCCACGCGGCCGCGGCGGCGGAGATCGGCGCGAAGGGGCTGGTCGTGCACGGCGGGCACGTCAACGCCGGCGACGACCTGGCCGTGGGCTTCGACAACTGGCGCAAGACCTTCGCGTACGCGGCGGATTCCGGAGGGTTGCCGCTCCCGGTGCTGATCGAGAACACCGCCGGCGGTGAGAACGCCTGCGCCCGGCGGCTCGACGCGCTGGCCCGGCTCTGGGACGCCCTCGGCGACCACGAGGTCGGCTTCTGCCTGGATACCTGCCACGCCCACGCCGGTGGCGAGGAGCTGCTCGACCTGGTCGACCGGGTCAAGGCCATCACCGGACGGATCGACCTGGTGCACGCCAACAACTCCAAGGGCGCCTTCAACTCCGGTCAGGACCGGCACGACAACCTCGACGGCGGCACCATCGACCCGGACCTGGTGGTCGCGGTGATCCGGGCGGCCGGCGCGCCGGTGATCGTCGAGACGCCCGGCGGCGCGGCGGGACAGGCGGCGGACATCGCCTTCCTGCGGGAGCGGCTGGGGACGGGGGCCTGA
- a CDS encoding maleylpyruvate isomerase N-terminal domain-containing protein has protein sequence MRPIAQHEALAQAYQGITDVVRGLDDADLQRPTRCHGWLVADLLFHVLCDAQRALVALASPADGPPDVDDVSYWRSFPPGGDDTRHTWWARRSAAAFDRPTGVVRLWCDTAPAAVRAATAADPAAHVTTQGHVLRVADLLATLTTEAGVHHLDLTLDLPDAPPPGPLATAVAVATMDGLLSDDAVRPAAWSDADYLLKATGRTPLTDRDRWELGEAAGWFPLLG, from the coding sequence ATGAGGCCGATCGCGCAGCACGAGGCGCTGGCCCAGGCGTACCAGGGGATCACCGACGTGGTCCGCGGGCTGGACGACGCCGACCTGCAGCGGCCGACCCGCTGCCACGGCTGGCTCGTCGCCGACCTTCTCTTCCACGTCCTCTGCGACGCCCAGCGGGCCCTGGTCGCCCTGGCCAGCCCCGCCGACGGCCCGCCGGACGTGGACGACGTCAGCTACTGGCGGTCGTTCCCGCCGGGCGGCGACGACACCCGGCACACCTGGTGGGCACGCCGCTCGGCGGCCGCCTTCGACCGGCCCACCGGCGTGGTCCGGCTCTGGTGCGACACCGCCCCGGCCGCCGTGCGCGCGGCCACCGCCGCCGACCCGGCCGCCCACGTCACCACCCAGGGTCACGTGCTGCGGGTGGCGGACCTGCTGGCCACGTTGACCACCGAGGCAGGCGTCCATCACCTCGACCTGACGCTCGACCTGCCCGACGCGCCGCCACCCGGCCCGCTCGCCACCGCGGTCGCCGTGGCCACCATGGACGGTCTGCTCAGCGACGACGCCGTACGCCCCGCCGCCTGGTCGGACGCCGACTACCTGCTCAAGGCGACCGGCCGTACCCCGCTGACCGACCGGGACCGGTGGGAGCTGGGCGAGGCGGCGGGCTGGTTCCCGCTGCTCGGTTGA
- a CDS encoding single-stranded DNA-binding protein has translation MREEMVMAGDTTITVIGNLTDDPELRFTPSGAAVAKFRVASTPRFMDKASGEWKDGEPLFLACTVWRQAAEHVAESLQRGARVIVSGRLRQRSYETREGEKRTVIELEVDEIGPSLRYATAKVQKMSRSGGGGGGFGSGGGGGQGGGGGNFDDPWASAAPAPSRGGSGGNFDEEPPF, from the coding sequence GTGCGCGAGGAGATGGTCATGGCAGGAGACACCACCATCACGGTCATCGGCAACCTGACCGATGACCCCGAGTTGCGGTTCACCCCGTCCGGTGCGGCGGTCGCCAAGTTCCGGGTCGCTTCGACGCCCCGGTTCATGGACAAGGCCTCCGGCGAGTGGAAGGACGGCGAGCCGCTCTTCCTGGCCTGCACCGTGTGGCGGCAGGCGGCGGAGCACGTCGCCGAGTCGCTCCAGCGGGGCGCCCGTGTGATCGTCTCGGGTCGGCTGCGTCAGCGGTCGTACGAGACCCGCGAGGGTGAGAAGCGCACCGTCATCGAGCTCGAGGTCGACGAGATCGGCCCGTCGCTGCGCTACGCCACGGCGAAGGTGCAGAAGATGTCGCGCTCCGGTGGCGGCGGCGGTGGCTTCGGCTCCGGCGGCGGTGGTGGTCAGGGCGGCGGCGGAGGCAACTTCGACGACCCCTGGGCCTCGGCCGCGCCCGCCCCCTCGCGCGGTGGTTCGGGCGGCAACTTCGACGAGGAGCCTCCGTTCTAA
- the dnaB gene encoding replicative DNA helicase — translation MSVTDDMRAEPRAGGQGSAPAQREGQFDKTPPQDVAAEQCVLGGMLLSKDAIADVVEILKTNDFYRPIHATIFDTILDIYGRGEPADAITVAAALADSGDLARVGGAPYLHTLIASVPTAANAAYYARIVGERAVLRRLVEAGTRIVQLGYGTANGGSRDVDDIVDLAQQAVYEVTEKRVSEDFAVLADMLQPTLDEIEAVGAQGGVMTGVPTGFTDLDRLLNGLHPGQLIIVAGRPGLGKSTASMDFARNAAIRANQAAAIFSLEMSKVEIVMRLLSAEARVPLHVLRSGQLSDDDWTKLARCMGEISEAPLFVDDTPSMNLMEIRAKARRLKQKHDLKMIVVDYLQLMTSPKRTESRQQEVADLSRGLKLLAKEVECPVIAVSQLNRGPEQRTDKRPQLSDLRESGSIEQDADVVILLHRDDYYDKESPRAGEADFIVAKHRNGPTDSITVAAQLHLSRFVDMAVV, via the coding sequence GTGTCGGTCACCGACGACATGCGGGCGGAGCCCCGGGCCGGCGGGCAGGGGTCCGCCCCGGCGCAGCGCGAGGGTCAGTTCGACAAGACCCCGCCGCAGGACGTCGCCGCCGAGCAGTGCGTCCTCGGCGGCATGCTGCTCTCCAAGGACGCCATCGCCGACGTCGTCGAGATCCTGAAGACGAACGACTTCTACCGGCCGATCCACGCCACCATCTTCGACACGATCCTCGACATCTACGGCCGGGGCGAGCCGGCCGACGCGATCACCGTCGCGGCGGCCCTGGCCGACTCCGGTGACCTGGCCCGGGTCGGCGGCGCGCCCTACCTGCACACCCTCATCGCGAGCGTGCCGACGGCGGCGAACGCCGCGTACTACGCGCGGATCGTCGGCGAGCGCGCCGTGCTGCGCCGGCTGGTCGAGGCCGGCACCCGGATCGTGCAGCTCGGCTACGGCACCGCCAACGGCGGCAGCCGGGACGTCGACGACATCGTCGACCTGGCCCAGCAGGCCGTCTACGAGGTGACCGAGAAGCGGGTCAGCGAGGACTTCGCCGTCCTGGCGGACATGCTCCAGCCGACGCTGGACGAGATCGAGGCGGTCGGCGCCCAGGGCGGCGTGATGACCGGCGTGCCGACCGGCTTCACCGACCTCGATCGGCTGCTCAACGGCCTGCACCCGGGCCAACTTATTATCGTTGCAGGGCGACCTGGTCTGGGCAAATCGACCGCTAGCATGGACTTTGCCCGAAATGCGGCTATCCGCGCCAACCAGGCGGCGGCGATCTTCTCGCTGGAAATGAGCAAGGTCGAGATCGTCATGCGACTCCTCTCGGCCGAGGCCCGCGTCCCCCTGCACGTGCTGCGCAGCGGCCAGCTCTCCGACGACGACTGGACCAAGCTCGCCCGCTGCATGGGCGAGATCAGCGAGGCGCCGCTCTTCGTCGACGACACGCCGAGCATGAACCTGATGGAGATCCGGGCCAAGGCGCGAAGGCTCAAGCAGAAGCACGACCTCAAGATGATCGTGGTCGACTATCTCCAGCTGATGACCTCGCCGAAACGGACCGAGAGCCGGCAGCAGGAGGTCGCGGACCTCTCCCGTGGCCTGAAGCTGCTGGCCAAGGAGGTCGAGTGCCCGGTGATCGCGGTGAGTCAGCTGAACCGTGGCCCGGAGCAGCGTACGGACAAGCGACCCCAGCTGTCCGACCTGCGTGAGTCGGGCTCGATCGAGCAGGACGCCGACGTGGTCATCCTGCTGCACCGCGACGACTACTACGACAAGGAGTCGCCCCGGGCCGGCGAGGCGGACTTCATCGTCGCCAAGCACCGAAATGGTCCGACCGACAGCATCACGGTCGCCGCCCAGCTGCACCTGTCCCGCTTCGTCGACATGGCGGTCGTCTGA
- the rplI gene encoding 50S ribosomal protein L9, with translation MKIILTQEVSGLGAPGDIVEVKNGYGRNYLLPQGFAIAWTKGAEKQVTLIKRARSAREIRDLGHANEVKGQLEGLKVSLKARAGDGGRLFGSVTPAEIVDAVKAAGGPVLDRRRLELPGHIKSTGSYPVRIKLHPEVTAKFDLNVVQG, from the coding sequence ATGAAGATCATCCTGACCCAGGAAGTTTCCGGTCTCGGTGCCCCCGGCGACATCGTCGAGGTCAAGAACGGCTACGGCCGTAACTACCTGCTGCCGCAGGGCTTCGCGATCGCCTGGACCAAGGGTGCGGAGAAGCAGGTCACGCTGATCAAGCGGGCCCGCTCGGCCCGCGAGATCCGCGACCTCGGCCACGCCAACGAGGTCAAGGGCCAGCTCGAGGGCCTCAAGGTCAGCCTGAAGGCCCGCGCCGGTGACGGTGGTCGGCTCTTCGGCTCGGTCACCCCGGCCGAGATCGTCGACGCCGTCAAGGCCGCCGGCGGCCCGGTCCTCGACCGGCGTCGGCTGGAACTGCCCGGTCACATCAAGTCGACCGGCTCCTACCCGGTGCGCATCAAGCTGCACCCCGAGGTGACCGCCAAGTTCGACCTCAACGTCGTCCAGGGCTGA
- the rpsR gene encoding 30S ribosomal protein S18: MAKAAALRKPKKKVNPLDKDGITYIDYKDTALLRKFISDRGKIRARRVTGVTSQQQRQIARAVKNAREMALLPYTATAR, encoded by the coding sequence ATGGCCAAGGCTGCGGCACTTCGCAAGCCGAAGAAGAAGGTGAACCCGCTCGACAAGGACGGGATCACCTACATCGACTACAAGGACACCGCGCTGCTGCGCAAGTTCATCTCCGACCGCGGCAAGATCCGCGCTCGGCGGGTGACCGGCGTCACCTCGCAGCAGCAGCGCCAGATCGCCCGTGCGGTCAAGAACGCCCGTGAGATGGCGCTCCTGCCGTACACGGCGACGGCCCGCTGA